The proteins below are encoded in one region of Silene latifolia isolate original U9 population chromosome 2, ASM4854445v1, whole genome shotgun sequence:
- the LOC141643865 gene encoding uncharacterized protein LOC141643865 isoform X9, whose translation MKLEVAASESEVIQKDDDFYPSDTIVEQAGNQRAQLKNPISSGRNSMDKEEEDISGDASEEVYISPETTAEKIKACLSETGIKLTAPFISSVDDTQNTHDDIRNDIPSAEKGDMDSTLPEEQRAEIMQTSLQECSSTNMGDNIANDSKVVEVEHENNEINAEVSQMSSMLLKPDIEKTAEYVSDEMDEQKFSEKILHPIEEKSVEQPFYEESCEAGDISAQLKAEDDSLMKMTEIQVENKHIALTADQEGKSPKDLNYEKERDNEGMSPKDAQQISEEIIESSNVSCADEEAEPTSEPQQSYQEILEPSQIIHEGANDSKENANDNSTEREVTKSTEEMLVDSSSTIEECSKPIESETYESKTIRSEDGAYVDQLAEHATIEATEKSSQVGLAAVTGPANIQENDEHQTSQTVVEENETVSEMIKQKQSFPESDLLHLQEKNVISTESISHDNANMTNTALEGDNDERVELKAEETGYSFEEQNVETATREPYSSDQISSADEISVPFSEKGDSAISTDSDNISSLNDHGNMESLDTEAKLDMMQEVENKREIVVETASNDITEEINEESYMLSENQVDNLTNKATDEPGLIVDSRQNIPLPAEDQINKLTDVREKAYESVGEKNAIEEENDSIRSPDKDPEKDSESNNEEIQNDSKPGQSCRNEPDIVKHLEIVNPEIEETKLEQGEQNQENSIHNDAIGPDEDAQSTFTNIGPTSLENHEVKIDEIMEETVSEIEQKNIENVELRSVRDVTSAEENIEDSTNSTAAENNVTYEDGINKGDDQSENQSLNVTCVQTGTEAEDTINKTDDSEKEVDLQYTEETQSTRDATVESFQSAITDEMEDDKNLENTKADPSQEHDEINNKNSNYDEESNEYKEQEPNEANEFHLEEESKTEEAKTQVYEEGSSSNKEGIRNVEVSQSQDECSKVYEDGINVIEVEETTDKQHQEQEESSAYGEHDGVLADQEDQTERESCKYDEMDESDSRKDKEIISQEFEQDKLVNAITSQESSPPIEPLEHNLGAAMEDPTVSQPSEIVDDESLSVEASQVVGLEAEQHIQTNEYPEQENDISADTIIQGDSAEHITNSAIGYEDSTTFAEAGPGSADHLKIVDSKDDEHAENIQESESENQGLASKEVDTAIEANKDDNFDQLPKDLQHNNDAQNFENEGAQKDGQQVLLEAGSDVEEFQEMNANPMELSENTGAESDNIEVQNDGGDDEEGVRDDTAKTVPVTDPKIEGDLSTGIPSQSGKLDQEINADNPVTSRDEDTGESSEAMQIVDIREEVSADCHVSSTDPGTDIQQENENNTASLDCQQDQEDQRGHESFKNSKMDESQPEKDIELINQGFEQESISSEMPCQETSATIEALRQDIGTAIDDHTQNEPSEIANDKVHIVEVSKEADLETEQHNQTNEEPEHENEISAEESMDVENREFIPESAELREVNITKNETINSRTADLGSNTVEDLSGSENTNLEVSEKVINLDEDPKVNTEVMTQDKSVENRELVPESAELAEDNDTENEAISSRAMDLGRSTVEDLSGNEGTNSEISQKVTSLDEDPRVNTDAVPKDMSVENRELVPESAEQAEENNTENEIINRRAEDLGSNTIEDSGNENTNLEISQKEINTEDVHQDMDVEDQELIPESTKQREENNAENEAINSRAADLGSNTVEDLSGNENIYSEISQKVAKLDEDPRVNTEVMPQDVSVENRELIPESVELTEENNTENEAVNSRAEDLGLNTVEDRGNENTNLEISQTEMEISLNENPILNREVVLQVMNVESHEIIPELTELREENNTENEATKSRGEDLRSNTIEDLAGYENTNPEIPQNEINSDEDPTVNTEVVPRDIEVENHKLIPESTELREENNTNNEAINIRAEDDLSGNENTNSEMSQKVTNLNEDPKLSTEVMPQDMSVEDHGFISESTELREENNTENEAANSIAKALGSNTVEDLSGNKNTNSEISQKEINLDENPIVDTEVVLQDMSVENRALVPESAELKEENNTKNEAINSRAEDLGSNTVEDSGNENTNLEISQKEISLNENPTVNTDVVLQDMDVESHELIPESTELREENSTENEAIKCRAVGLGSNTVEDHSGNENTNSETSQKLTNLDEEKNTEVMPQVMDDENLEFIPESTDIRKENNTENEAINGRGEDLGSNTIEDLTGNENTNLEISQREIYSEEDPTVIKEIVPRDMDVENHELIPESTELREENNTENEAINSKAADLGSNTVEDLSGNENTNSEMSQKVTNLDEDPRVDTEVVPRDVDVGDHEIIPESTENTTENEAINSKADDLGSNTIEDSSGNENTNLEISQKEISLNEDPIVETEGVLQDMDVENHKFIPESTELIEENNTENEAIKSKAEESGPNTAGDLGGNENTNSEMSQINLDEDPIVKVKELQTMEKIQDDEEPENTEREITQEGSQHTLAEEHTIDQEKPIDTADTSQLENEEKTCMYDEEIQEVKETHEQCKFNEMNESVTFKNKEIESQGFEDDCTSKRKENEQTPMHSEASGQNVGAETPNQDNEECRIDAFEVINAQEVAEHDEHRNEALLDKINEQEVICPNASSSGNEMDTSAEQTTEPPLEISQTNNADQGPELGVYEQSIEGNEEEDKLDSNKPKFNMEMVVNPIEESQLKDDRENEINGQPTQTQSGNGISTAIEPSQYIQECEPNDAKQDGNVSNVTKSYIDGHSIDESTPDETVQTQGKQPVEPQENILEPSSPSEATSTTQGKEDCSVTLQDLNKEKEEDPIPEKATQRELQVSSGFELYGDLPYKPAVGDVSKTEEYLVPEAQGANDTLDNEKMEPRSCTSSCSHEINSDADQFQHNSQQTARISCADEPSIRSVSENYGHASEEVTENQEETKSPEQLIELNNEQTMEDIIDGSGRQAVKSEMTVEESKSGENYGPHGTSAYDSTEEKQVAAGSIEIVERSSEPVPFKESKRDEDETTEEKEETSADAESHEPEFYKIDNDADRYEKTLSSTECNTKSDECSITISKNSKEISEEPHILVTPTSLEGEAVGENFQQSTSEERTENEVTPMEPKMHASELLHQMNVPKPDNMDDEKGKQQESAKGLECCSTLESQQGNDRTLFTEMEVPENPSSRETDSSHFKAKLKVDEIQSEGIFPNESDVHMDCQEKEKISTAEIIASHICQEIETEEKLNQPSSEHQNQRPETSTLVTDANDDHHLKLEQPSFGEEVLHEESTENSFRSFDNPTKIVCAPEEREIEHPSLEVEPDRDLEQTQDLNEKLRTMDNSVRTDPNELPSEFQGVESSAEVESDKEDSTLERLNVKEVCHLNEKRETDESSQLNFKSQPIFGENLVNSCETSEEIGNDTQLQTVKNELMGEGSPSNFEVYEAVVTDAAREEEMHEVNTTVSSEDRALEQPSLPTTKSCDETKKPLIADEHSANTTFSVSQVSGINNPPPTETNATEEKVSEEQPMKKVSNHDSNTPQTMQIDKEEQLQENYDDLHQSSRLQELCGKDSVNMRIDEPVDTVDVLYNGMNVENFTKEGSVSSMNEVPSLEPVQSLTKSKEEIADEKYNETEEKPMLPSIIDEKKSGEWVVVSQTLQDDAKRAADEPKTEKEKEDTENDHGEEDSELIPMISEASRDIELKTQNKKSLHILSGMGSKMKNSISKVKKAMACASPQFSPDDVIIKLNKSKKS comes from the exons ATGAAATTAGAAGTTGCAGCATCAGAATCTGAAGTTATACAA AAAGACGATGATTTTTACCCAAGTGACACCATTGTGGAACAAGCTGGAAACCAACGTGCGCAACTGAAAAACCCAATATCCAGTGGACGGAACAGTA TGGataaagaggaagaagacatatcTGGAGATGCTTCTGAAGAGGTCTATATATCGCCAGAGACGACAGCTGAAAAGATTAAGGCTTGCCTTTCAGAAACAGGGATTAAATTAACCGCGCCATTCATTAGTTCTGTGGATGACACACAAAATACACATGATGACATCAGGAATGATATACCCTCAGCTGAAAAG GGAGACATGGACTCAACACTTCCAGAGGAACAACGAGCAGAGATTATGCAGACCTCCTTACAAGAGTGTTCGTCTACAAATATGGGTGACAACATTGCCAACGACTCAAAAGTTGTAGAAGTCGAGCATGAAAATAATGAAATTAATGCTGAAGTCAGTCAAATGTCAAGCATGCTGTTAAAACCTGACATTGAGAAAACTGCTGAATATGTGAGTGATgaaatggatgaacaaaaattCTCTGAGAAGATCCTACATCCCATAGAAGAAAAATCAGTAGAACAACCGTTTTATGAAGAAAGTTGTGAGGCTGGAGATATTAGTGCGCAACTGAAAGCCGAAGATGACAGTTTAATGAAAATGACAGAAATTCAGGTGGAAAATAAACACATAGCCTTAACAGCAGATCAAGAGGGTAAGTCACCAAAAGACTTAAATTATGAGAAAGAGCGGGATAATGAGGGTATGTCACCCAAAGATGCTCAACAAATTTCTGAAGAGATAATAGAGAGCAGCAACGTAAGTTGTGCAGATGAAGAAGCTGAGCCTACCAGTGAACCCCAGCAATCCTACCAAGAAATATTAGAGCCAAGTCAGATTATACACGAGGGG GCAAATGACTCAAAGGAGAATGCTAATGATAACTCTACTGAAAGAGAAGTCACGAAGTCTACAGAAGAGATGCTGGTTGATAGCAGTTCAACCATTGAAGAGTGCTCAAAACCGATCGAGTCAGAG ACATATGAATCCAAGACTATCAGATCGGAAGATGGTGCTTATGTTGACCAATTGGCTGAACATGCCACAATAGAAGCAACAGAGAAGAGTAGCCAAGTAGGTCTTGCTGCTGTAACAGGACCTGCGAATATACAAGAGAATGATGAGCATCAAACTTCTCAGACAGTGGTAGAAGAGAATGAAACTGTCTCGGAAATGATTAAACAAAAACAGAGTTTCCCAGAGTCTGATTTGCTGCATTTGCAAGAGAAAAATGTAATATCAACAGAATCTAtatcacacgataatgccaataTGACTAACACAGCTCTGGAAGGGGATAATGACGAGAGGGTTGAGTTAAAGGCTGAAGAAACTGGATACAGTTTTGAAGAACAAAACGTTGAAACTGCGACACGTGAACCATATTCCAGTGACCAAATATCTAGCGCAGATGAAATCTCAGTTCCATTCTCAGAAAAAGGAGATTCTGCTATTTCCACAGACAGTGACAATATATCCAGCTTGAATGACCACGGAAATATGGAATCCTTAGATACAGAAGCAAAGCTAGACATGATGCAAGAAGTTGAAAATAAAAGGGAGATTGTTGTGGAAACAGCTTCCAATGACATCACAGAAGAAATTAATGAGGAGTCATATATGCTGTCAGAGAATCAGGTTGACAATTTGACAAATAAGGCCACAGATGAACCCGGCCTTATAGTAGATAGCAGACAGAACATCCCACTCCCAGCGGAAGATCAGATCAACAAGTTAACTGATGTCAGGGAGAAGGCATATGAGTCAGTAGGAGAAAAGAACGCAATTGAAGAAGAAAATGACAGCATACGTTCTCCTGACAAAGACCCTGAAAAAGATTCTGAATCCAACAACGAAGAAATCCAAAATGATAGTAAACCAGGTCAGTCATGTAGAAATGAACCCGACATAGTGAAACATTTGGAGATAGTTAACCCAGAAATTGAAGAGACAAAGTTAGAACAGGGAGAACAAAATCAAGAGAATTCTATTCATAATGATGCAATAGGCCCAGACGAAGATGCTCAGTCAACATTTACAAATATAGGGCCGACCAGCCTTGAAAATCACGAAGTAAAGATTGATGAAATAATGGAAGAAACCGTTTCTGAAATAGAGCAAAAGAATATTGAGAATGTGGAACTCCGCAGTGTTAGGGACGTGACATCAGCAGAAGAG AATATCGAAGATAGCACAAATTCAACAGCTGCTGAAAATAATGTCACATATGAAGACGGTATAAACAAAGGCGATGATCAGAGTGAGAATCAGTCCTTGAATGTCACTTGTGTACAGACTGGAACAGAGGCTGAGGACACAATAAACAAAACGGATGATTCTGAAAAG GAAGTAGACTTACAGTATACGGAGGAAACGCAAAGCACCAGAGATGCTACTGTAGAAAGTTTTCAGAGTGCCATAACTGATGAAATGGAAGATGATAAG AACTTGGAGAATACCAAGGCAGATCCTTCTCAGGAACatgatgaaattaacaataagaacTCAAACTACGATGAAGAATCAAATGAATACAAAGAACAAGAACCCAATGAGGCAAATGAGTTTCATTTAGAAGAGGAAAGTAAAACTGAGGAGGCAAAAACTCAAGTATACGAAGAGGGAAGTTCTAGCAATAAGGAAGGAATTAGAAACGTTGAAGTTTCACAAAGCCAAGATGAATGCAGTAAGGTATATGAGGATGGCATAAATGTTATTGAAGTTGAAGAAACTACAGATAAACAACATCAAGAGCAAGAAGAAAGTAGTGCTTACGGTGAACATGACGGTGTTCTTGCAGACCAG GAGGATCAAACAGAAAGAGAATCCTGCAAGTATGACGAGATGGATGAATCAGACTCTAGAAAAGATAAAGAGATCATAAGCCAGGAATTTGAACAGGACAAACTCGTCAACGCAATAACAAGTCAGGAATCATCCCCACCTATTGAACCATTAGAACATAACTTAGGAGCTGCAATGGAGGATCCAACAGTAAGCCAGCCTTCTGAAATTGTAGATGACGAATCCCTCAGCGTTGAAGCTAGCCAAGTAGTAGGACTTGAAGCAGAGCAACATATCCAGACAAATGAATATCCTGAGCAAGAAAATGATATCTCTGCAGATACG ATCATTCAAGGTGATTCTGCTGAACATATCACAAATTCTGCTATTGGCTATGAAGACAGCACAACATTTGCTGAGGCCGGACCTGGAAGTGCTGACCACCTCAAGATTGTGGACAGCAAAGATGATGAACATGCTGAAAATATTCAGGAATCAGAAAGTGAGAATCAAGGTTTGGCTTCGAAGGAAGTGGATACTGCGATAGAGGCAAACAAAGATGATAATTTTGACCAG TTGCCAAAGGATCTTCAGCATAACAATGATGCTCAAAATTTTGAAAACGAAGGAGCTCAGAAAGATGGCCAACAAGTGTTATTGGAAGCAGGATCAGATGTAGAG GAGTTTCAGGAAATGAATGCCAATCCTATGGAACTTAGTGAGAACACTGGAGCTGAATCAGACAATATTGAAGTCCAAAATGATGGAGGGGATGATGAAGAAGGTGTGCGTGATGATACTGCTAAGACAGTCCCAGTAACGGACCCAAAGATAGAAGGTGATTTATCCACAGGGATTCCCTCTCAAAGTGGAAAGCTAGATCAGGAGATTAATGCTGACAACCCTGTCACAAGCCGAGATGAAGACACTGGGGAGTCAAGTGAAGCGATGCAAATAGTTGACATCCGTGAGGAAGTATCAGCTGATTGTCATGTCTCGTCTACGGATCCTGGCACGGATATTCAGCAAGAGAATGAAAATAACACAGCTAGCTTGGATTGTCAGCAAGATCAGGAGGATCAAAGAGGACATGAATCTTTCAAGAACAGTAAAATGGATGAGTCACAGCCAGAGAAAGATATAGAGCTCATTAACCAGGGATTTGAACAGGAAAGTATCAGCAGTGAAATGCCATGCCAAGAAACTTCCGCAACCATTGAAGCATTAAGACAAGACATAGGAACCGCAATAGATGATCATACACAAAACGAGCCTTCTGAGATTGCAAATGACAAGGTTCACATTGTTGAAGTTAGCAAAGAAGCAGACTTGGAAACAGAGCAACATAATCAAACAAATGAAGAACCTGAACATGAAAATGAAATTTCTGCAGAAGAG AGCATGGACGTTGAGAACCGTGAATTTATCCCAGAATCAGCAGAACTAAGAGAAGTGAATATCACCAAGAATGAGACAATTAATAGCAGAACAGCGGATCTAGGTTCAAACACTGTTGAAGACCTTAGTGGAAGCGAAAATACAAACTTGGAAGTTTCAGAAAAGGTGATAAACTTGGATGAGGATCCCAAAGTTAACACAGAAGTCATGACTCAG GACAAGAGCGTTGAGAACCGTGAATTAGTCCCAGAATCAGCAGAGCTAGCAGAAGATAATGACACCGAGAATGAGGCAATTAGTAGCAGAGCAATGGATCTAGGTCGAAGCACTGTTGAAGACCTTAGTGGAAATGAAGGTACAAACTCGGAAATTTCACAAAAGGTGACAAGCTTGGACGAGGATCCCAGAGTTAACACAGATGCCGTGCCTAAG GACATGAGCGTTGAGAACCGTGAATTAGTCCCAGAATCAGCAGAACAAGCAGAGGAGAATAACACCGAGAATGAGATAATAAATAGAAGAGCAGAAGATCTAGGTTCAAACACTATTGAAGACAGTGGAAACGAAAACACAAACTTGGAAATTTCACAAAAGGAGATTAACACAGAAGATGTACATCAG GACATGGACGTTGAGGACCAAGAATTAATCCCAGAATCAACAAAACAAAGAGAAGAGAATAACGCCGAGAATGAGGCAATAAATAGCAGAGCAGCGGATCTAGGTTCAAACACTGTCGAAGACCTTAGTGGAAACGAAAACATATACTCCGAAATTTCACAAAAGGTTGCAAAATTGGACGAGGATCCCAGAGTAAACACAGAAGTCATGCCTCAG GACGTGAGCGTTGAGAACCGTGAATTAATCCCAGAATCAGTAGAATTAACAGAAGAGAATAACACCGAGAATGAAGCAGTTAATAGCAGAGCAGAAGATCTAGGTCTGAACACGGTTGAAGATAGAGGAAACGAAAACACAAACCTTGAAATATCACAGACGGAGATGGAGATAAGCTTGAACGAGAATCCAATATTAAACAGAGAAGTTGTACTTCAG GTCATGAACGTTGAGAGTCACGAAATAATCCCAGAATTAACAGAACTCAGAGAAGAGAATAACACTGAGAATGAGGCAACCAAGAGCAGAGGAGAGGATCTACGTTCAAACACTATTGAAGACCTTGCTGGATACGAAAATACAAACCCAGAAATTCCACAAAATGAGATAAACTCGGATGAGGATCCCACAGTTAACACAGAAGTTGTGCCTCGG GACATTGAAGTTGAGAACCACAAATTAATCCCAGAATCAACAGAACTAAGAGAGGAGAATAACACCAACAACGAGGCAATTAATATCAGAGCAGAAGATGACCTGAGTGGAAACGAAAATACAAACTCAGAGATGTCCCAGAAAGTGACAAACTTGAACGAGGATCCCAAACTTAGCACAGAAGTCATGCCTCAG GACATGAGCGTTGAGGACCACGGCTTTATCTCAGAATCAACAGAACTAAGAGAAGAGAATAACACCGAGAATGAAGCAGCTAATAGCATAGCAAAGGCTCTAGGTTCAAACACTGTTGAAGACCTTAGTGgaaacaaaaatacaaattcgGAAATTTCACAAAAGGAGATAAACTTGGACGAGAATCCCATAGTTGACACAGAAGTTGTGCTTCAG GACATGAGCGTTGAGAACCGTGCATTAGTCCCAGAATCAGCAGAACTAAAAGAAGAGAATAATACCAAGAATGAGGCAATAAATAGCAGAGCAGAGGATCTAGGTTCAAACACTGTGGAAGATAGTGGAAATGAAAATACAAACTTGGAAATTTCACAAAAGGAAATAAGTTTGAATGAAAATCCAACAGTCAACACAGACGTGGTACTTCAG GACATGGACGTGGAGAGCCACGAATTAATCCCAGAATCAACAGAACTAAGAGAAGAGAATAGCACTGAGAATGAGGCAATTAAGTGTAGGGCAGTGGGTCTAGGTTCAAACACTGTTGAAGACCATAGTGGAAACGAAAACACAAACTCGGAAACTTCACAAAAGTTGACAAACTTGGACGAAGAGAAAAACACAGAAGTCATGCCTCAG GTCATGGATGATGAGAACCTCGAATTTATCCCAGAATCAACAGATATAAGAAAAGAGAATAACACCGAGAATGAGGCAATTAATGGCAGAGGAGAGGATCTAGGTTCAAACACTATTGAAGACCTTACTGGAAACGAAAACACAAACTTGGAAATTTCACAAAGGGAGATATACTCAGAAGAGGATCCCACAGTAATCAAAGAAATTGTGCCTCGG GACATGGACGTTGAGAACCACGAATTAATCCCAGAATCAACAGAACTAAGAGAGGAGAATAACACCGAGAATGAGGCAATTAATAGCAAAGCAGCGGATCTAGGTTCAAACACTGTTGAAGACCTTAGTGGAAATGAAAATACAAACTCGGAAATGTCCCAAAAGGTGACAAACTTGGACGAGGATCCCAGAGTTGACACAGAAGTCGTGCCTCGG GACGTGGATGTTGGGGACCACGAAATTATCCCAGAATCAACAGAGAATACCACCGAGAATGAGGCAATTAATAGCAAAGCAGATGATCTAGGCTCAAACACTATAGAAGATTCTAGTGGAAACGAAAACACAAACTTGGAAATTTCACAAAAGGAGATAAGTTTGAACGAGGATCCCATAGTTGAGACAGAAGGTGTGCTTCAG GACATGGACGTTGAGAACCACAAATTTATCCCAGAATCAACAGAACTAATAGAAGAGAATAACACCGAGAATGAGGCAATTAAGAGCAAAGCAGAGGAATCAGGTCCAAACACTGCTGGAGACCTTGGTGGAAATGAAAACACAAACTCAGAAATGTCACAAATAAACTTGGATGAGGATCCCATAGTTAAGGTAAAAGAGCTTCAG ACCATGGAGAAAATTCAGGACGATGAGGAACCCGAAAACACTGAACGAGAAATTACACAGGAAGGTTCTCAGCACACTCTTGCAGAAGAGCATACAATTGACCAG GAAAAACCAATTGACACAGCTGATACTTCCCAGCTAGAGAATGAAGAAAAGACTTGCATGTACGATGAAGAAATTCAAGAGGTTAAAGAAACACATGAACAATGCAAATTCAATGAAATGAATGAATCAGTCACtttcaaaaataaggaaattgaaaGTCAAGGATTTGAAGATGATTGCACTAGCAAACGAAAAGAAAACGAGCAAACTCCTATGCATTCTGAAGCATCTGGACAAAATGTAGGAGCTGAAACGCCTAATCAGGATAATGAAGAGTGTAGAATAGATGCTTTCGAGGTAATTAACGCACAAGAAGTGGCAGAGCATGATGAGCATAGAAACGAGGCTTTATTAGACAAAATCAATGAACAGGAG GTCATATGTCCCAATGCTTCAAGTTCAGGAAATGAAATGGACACAAGTGCAGAACAGACGACAGAACCACCACTAGAAATAAGTCAGACAAACAATGCTGACCAAGGCCCCGAACTAGGTGTTTATGAACAAAGCATCGAAGGAAATGAGGAGGAGGATAAACTAGACTCCAACAAACCTAAGTTCAACATGGAAATGGTTGTCAATCCAATTGAAGAAAGTCAACTCAAAGATGACAGAGAGAACGAAATAAACGGACAACCTACACAAACTCAATCTGGAAATGGGATTTCAACAGCTATTGAACCAAGCCAATATATACAAGAGTGTGAACCAAATGATGCCAAACAAGACGGAAATGTTTCAAATGTGACAAAGTCCTATATAGATGGCCACAGTATTGATGAAAGTACCCCAGATGAGACTGTGCAAACACAAGGAAAGCAACCAGTTGAACCACAAGAGAACATTTTAGAACCATCATCTCCTTCCGAAGCTACAAGCACAACTCAAGGTAAAGAAGACTGCTCGGTGACTTTGCAAGATCTGAATAAAGAGAAGGAAGAGGATCCCATACCAGAAAAGGCAACACAAAGAGAGCTACAAGTATCCTCTGGTTTTGAGCTATATGGGGACTTGCCTTATAAACCAGCAGTTGGAGATGTGAGTAAAACAGAAGAATATTTAGTTCCAGAAGCTCAAGGTGCTAACGATACCCTAGACAATGAAAAGATGGAACCTCGTAGCTGTACAAGTAGTTGCTCACACGAGATCAACAGTGATGCCGATCAGTTTCAGCATAATTCCCAGCAGACCGCTAGAATTTCTTGTGCAGATGAGCCATCCATCAGATCAGTTTCAGAAAATTATGGACATGCCTCCGAGGAAGTCACCGAGAATCAAGAAGAAACAAAAAGTCCAGAGCAATTAATAGAGTTGAATAATGAACAGACTATGGAAGATATCATTGACGGAAGCGGTCGCCAGGCAGTGAAGAGTGAGATGACTGTAGAAGAAAGTAAGAGCGGGGAGAATTATGGACCACACGGTACATCAGCATATGACTCAACTGAAGAG AAACAGGTAGCTGCTGGCTCTATAGAGATAGTCGAAAGATCCTCAGAACCAGTACCCTTCAAAGAAAGCAAAAGGGATGAAGATGAGACTACGGAAGAGAAAGAAGAAACAAGTGCAGATGCTGAGAGTCATGAACCTGAATTCTACAAAATTGACAATGATGCCGACAGATATGAAAAGACATTAAGCAGCACAGAATGCAACACCAAATCAGATGAGTGTTCCATCACCATCAGTAAGAATTCAAAAGAG ATCTCTGAAGAACCACACATCCTTGTCACACCCACAAGTTTGGAAGGAGAAGCTGTTGGGGAAAATTTCCAACAAAGTACATCGGAAGAAAGAACAGAAAATGAG GTAACGCCTATGGAACCCAAGATGCATGCTTCTGAGCTATTACATCAGATGAATGTTCCTAAGCCAGATAATATGGACGACGAAAAGGGAAAACAGCAAGAATCAGCAAAGGGCCTGGAGTGTTGCTCAACTCTGGAGTCTCAACAAGGGAATGACAGAACATTGTTCACTGAAATGGAGGTACCAGAAAATCCGAGTTCAAGAGAAACAGATTCAAGTCACTTCAAAGCAAAGTTGAAGGTAGACGAAATACAAAGTGAAGGCATATTTCCAAATGAAAGTGATGTGCACATGGATTGCCAAGAAAAAGAGAAAATTAGCACCGCTGAAATAATAGCGAGCCATATATGCCAGGAAATTGAAACAGAGGAGAAACTAAATCAACCATCATCTGAGCATCAGAATCAGAGACCTGAAACTAGTACGTTAGTTACAGATGCAAATGACGACCATCACCTGAAACTAGAACAACCATCATTTGGAGAGGAAGTGCTGCATGAAGAGAGTACAGAAAACAGTTTCAGGTCTTTTGATAATCCAACCAAAATTGTATGCGCTCCAGAAGAAAGGGAAATTGAACACCCAAGTTTGGAAGTTGAGCCAGATAGAGACTTGGAGCAAACACAAGATTTGAACGAAAAACTTAGAACAATGGATAACTCAGTAAGGACAGACCCTAATGAACTGCCATCAGAGTTTCAAGGTGTTGAATCTAGTGCAGAAGTAGAGAGTGATAAAGAGGACTCTACACTAGAAAGACTGAATGTTAAGGAAGTCTGCCATTTGAATGAAAAAAGAGAGACTGACGAATCCTCTCAACTTAACTTTAAATCACAACCAATTTTTGGAGAAAACCTAGTAAACTCATGCGAGACATCAGAAGAAATCGGTAATGATACACAGCTCCAAACAGTAAAAAATGAGCTCATGGGTGAAGGCAGTCCTTCGAACTTTGAAGTATATGAAGCTGTAGTGACTGATGCTGCAAGAGAAGAGGAGATGCACGAAGTAAATACA ACGGTTTCCAGTGAAGACCGTGCATTGGAGCAACCTTCCCTGCCCACAACAAAGTCATGTGATGAAACAAAGAAACCTCTGATAGCAGATGAACATTCAGCAAATACCACATTCAGTGTTTCACAAGTTTCTGGCATAAATAACCCACCACCTACTGAAACAAATGCAACAGAAGAGAAG GTCTCAGAAGAGCAACCGATGAAAAAAGTGAGCAATCATGACAGCAATACTCCACAGACAATGCAGATTGATAAAGAAGAGCAGCTCCAAGAAAATTATGATGACTTACACCAGTCATCTCGTCTCCAAGAATTGTGCGGAAAAGACTCGGTAAATATGAGGATTGACGAGCCTGTTGATACCGTAGATGTCCTTTACAATGGAATGAATGTAGAGAACTTCACTAAAGAAGGATCCGTATCAAGTATGAATGAAGTTCCCTCGCTTGAACCAGTGCAATCACTCACTAAGAGTAAAGAAGAAATAGCAGATGAAAAATACAATGAAACGGAGGAAAAGCCAATGCTTCCGTCAATCATTGACGAGAAGAAATCAGGAGAGTGGGTTGTTGTTTCACAAACTCTGCAAGACGACGCAAAAAGGGCAGCAGATGAACCAAAAACTGAGAAGGAGAAAGAAGACACGGAGAATGACCATGGCGAGGAAGATTCAGAGCTGATACCAATGATCTCAGAAGCTTCAAGAGATATCGAACTTAAGACACAGAATAAAAAATCACTGCACATACTGTCAGGTATGGGTTCAAAGATGAAAAATTCAATTTCAAAGGTGAAAAAGGCCATGGCTTGCGCATCTCCTCAGTTTTCACCAGACGACGTAATCATCAAGTTAAATAAAAGTAAGAAAAGTTAA